A region of the Bacillus sp. NP247 genome:
CGTTTATTAAAAAGGAATTATTTCGACTTTTAACCAGCTTTTATGCTGGTTTTTTTCTTTTTTGCCTTGTATAATGTACCCAAGTTAGAAAGGTAGGGAATATTTTTGAAAAAGACATTTTACCATTATATGATGAAGCACCGTGCAGCTTTATTTAAAAATGAAATATCAGATTTAGCAGAGGCGATGTATGATGATTTAAGTTTTCCGAAGCAATCTGAAGACTATGATGTAATTAGTTCATACTTAGAGTTAAGTGGAATGCTAGAAAGTATGTCTATATTTGATGATGCATGGGATTTATATATACAAGAGAGATAAAAATTATAAAAAAACATACAGAATACATTACTTTTTTAAAGTGAAGTATTTTGTATGTTTTTTTATACGAAAGTTCTTGATTTGAAGCTAGTCTATTTACTAGTTTTTTTGCGTTTCACATAAATTTTATGTAGTGATATTTTTTTATTGAAAAAATTTATGAATATAAGCTTCTGTGATAAGCGTTTTAATGTAGGTTGCATATACTGTTATCAAAATCACGACGTTTAAAAAAGGAGAGATAGAGATGGCAAAGAAAAAACAACCTAA
Encoded here:
- a CDS encoding YozE family protein — translated: MKKTFYHYMMKHRAALFKNEISDLAEAMYDDLSFPKQSEDYDVISSYLELSGMLESMSIFDDAWDLYIQER